From a single Nicotiana tabacum cultivar K326 chromosome 8, ASM71507v2, whole genome shotgun sequence genomic region:
- the LOC142163358 gene encoding uncharacterized protein LOC142163358, with amino-acid sequence MMKDLMSRKFEFQDLSTVTLTQTCSAVVIRPMAQKVSDPGSFTIPCTIGSYAFAKALCDLGASINLMPLAIYTKLGIDRARPTSMLLQLADRTMKRLTGILDDVLVQLGKFVFLADFVILDCQVDDEIPMILGRML; translated from the coding sequence atgatgaaggacctgATGTCGAGAAAATTTGAGTTCCAGGACCTGTCCACTGTAACTCTGACGCAGACCTGCAGCGCGGTTGTGATAAGACCTATGGCTCAAAAGGTGTCTGATCCAGGTAGTTTCACTATCCCATGCACCATTGGGagttatgcttttgctaaagcattatgtgatttgggagccaGTATAAACTTAATGCCCTTGGCTATCTATACAAAACTGGGCATTGACAGAGCTAGACCAACCTCAATGTTACTGCAATTGGCTGATCGCACAATGAAGAGACTGACTGGAattcttgatgatgtgcttgttcaACTGGGGAAATTTGTATTCCTTGCAGACTTCGTCATTCTTGACTGTCAAGTGGATGATGAGATACCAATGATTCTTGGCAGGATGTTGTAG